One genomic segment of Acinetobacter sp. C26M includes these proteins:
- a CDS encoding carboxymuconolactone decarboxylase family protein translates to MTTLNIHPKKHLPESIHHLYQVHQNILDSALIDRSLYHLVLLRASQINGCAFCVKMHIAEAVADGEIQSRLDRLVVWRHCNDYTDQEKAAFAWVEALTTLHPLADYEPLRITLLKYFSEPQISALTLLIGMINLWNRIAISQH, encoded by the coding sequence ATGACGACGCTCAACATTCATCCTAAAAAACATTTGCCAGAGTCAATTCATCACCTCTATCAAGTTCATCAAAACATTCTCGATTCAGCCCTGATAGATCGCTCTCTTTATCACCTTGTTCTATTACGCGCTTCACAAATCAATGGCTGTGCTTTTTGTGTGAAGATGCATATTGCAGAAGCTGTAGCAGATGGTGAAATACAATCACGTTTGGACCGTTTGGTCGTATGGCGACATTGCAATGATTATACGGATCAGGAAAAAGCCGCCTTTGCTTGGGTTGAAGCACTCACGACTTTGCACCCGCTCGCTGATTATGAGCCGTTACGTATAACACTGTTAAAATATTTCAGTGAGCCACAAATTTCAGCTTTAACTTTACTGATTGGCATGATTAATTTATGGAATCGAATTGCAATTTCACAGCATTAA